The DNA region GGGTAGTGACAAATTCATCGTGTTCTCTTGTAATACCTGCCAAGTCGTTTGGTTTCTTGACTGCGTAAAGCCAGTTCGACGATAGGCTCGTGTTACCTTGGCGATAAGTCTGGAGCGGAGGTCACGGTATGAGTACATCTCAGGGAACTCTTCAGGAGGGTACTTTTTTAGGCGCAGATAAGGAGTCAAGTGACTAGCAGGATAAGAAAGGAACCCTGGGCGCACGTGGTGTAATATACCCAAGAGGCAAGCCATAAGGAAGTAGTTCTGCCTTTCCTCAAGTACCTGGAAGGCAGTAACAATCTCCTTGAGTGTGTCAGGGTGGAAGAACTTACGAACCCAGTCGGGCACATTATCAACACTAGCAGTGTGAACACGGGACTCGATTTCTCGTAGGGCTTCCTCTGCTTCGTGCAAAGCCTCTTGCTTACTGAACGGTGCAGATAGTTTTCCTCTCGTAATAACATAGGCATATGGGCTGAGGTCGTTGGCTACTGCAGGACGATCCATAATGACGCATTCCAGTGGCACCACTCCGGCACCGCAGAAAGGATCCAGAACAACATCACCTGATCGGGAATACAGCTCAATAAGCACACGAACCATCCCTGACTTCAACTTCCCAA from Chloroflexota bacterium includes:
- a CDS encoding DNA adenine methylase — translated: MEKATEINVEALQAEQPRLFHEEHIELDAQLWSGSFNARESSMHQLAPYVGKLKSGMVRVLIELYSRSGDVVLDPFCGAGVVPLECVIMDRPAVANDLSPYAYVITRGKLSAPFSKQEALHEAEEALREIESRVHTASVDNVPDWVRKFFHPDTLKEIVTAFQVLEERQNYFLMACLLGILHHVRPGFLSYPASHLTPYLRLKKYPPEEFPEMYSYRDLRSRLIAKVTRAYRRTGFTQSRNQTTWQVLQENTMNLSLPSNSIDAIISSPPYFGALDYARDNRLRLWFLGVPDWKGLDRSLTANDHVYITQMKQCLRQMDRVLKDEAYCVLVLGDVERNGVKKPTAQIISELAHEVSDGRLVQKLIYTDEIPDIRRSRRQTRTTKYERILVMQKLSS